The Melitaea cinxia chromosome 16, ilMelCinx1.1, whole genome shotgun sequence genome contains the following window.
agaattttatattataaatttcatcaaaattttcAGTGTAATagatttatataacatttttactttatattctaATTCCGTAGAAATTATTAGAATGcttcaataaattaaactttcagAGTCAATAGTTCCCAAATAATGGGGAATGAGCCAGACAAAAAAGAAGTCTACACTAATCTTACttagatacatatattttacattttctacATCAttgatattatgtatttttaactaatgatatttttacttattaagtttatagatattttgactagcccgttggcgcagtttatagtggccctgctttctgttcgatgggttgcgggttcgattcccgccttagtctgggtgtaatattttgtatttatatatgtattatttctaggtatgtttatccaaaaaaagtatagttataacagtcagcACCTGTAGCACAAACATTAaattgcttatcataggaacagacgaccgtgttataagatataagatatatatttatttatttattttatttataggaaCCATATGATATGTtcatttttaatagaatatctAAATATCCAATAAAATCTCAAGTGGTTAACTTTTGTAAAGTTTGGAGTTGCATAGTAATGacatcaattatatttaaatattttattcacttCGATCGACTTTTTCTACTATCTCTAGATAAATTTCCATCTATTGTTCTTAAGACGCGGACGAAATGCCAATGTACCGTTCTAAGTACACGTAATATCAAAGCAGAGCACTCACACACGCGAATGTCAGTGAAATTGAGTATATAAGCGATGCAAATAGCAATTGCTTGCATTACCCACCACCCTTTCGTGGAGTTGTGACCAGTACTCAAACCTACAGCAATGAAGTACACTGTGCGTAATGTGTTTATTGTGCTTGTGATTCTAATTAAAAATCTATGGTGCATTTggataaatgaaaatatttacataaatattagtagtttagtaaaatttttaagtgtATAAATCTTTTTCATTTACGTAAAGTTAACGAACCGCTAATCAGAATAATTTCTTCCTGGTATATCGATTAGCTAttgtaataactttattataggaAGCCGTTCTCTTATATAAGAAAGTGGTGTTCCTAGTATtgctaatttcaaaatatataaatcgcatttttattattttttataaaaagcagCGTAagccttaatatttttttttaacaagattgtaatatttttctatttaattgataaaataccgaattaaaataattaaaataatataatcataacaAATTTTATTCTTGTTTTGCAGATATTCTTGGGACTCTTCGCCGTTGCGGCAGCTTTCCCTGGTATTATCCACCAGGAGGCTTCACAAAGTGCAGAGGGCTTCGACCATCAAGGCGCTATTGGCGAATCAGGACACCATCACCAAGTCCAACATGAACACGCAAAGTCACACCAATCCATCAAATTCGAACATTTTCACCCAGTACCAGTATATGTAAAGAAAGAGCACAGCCATCTTCTTAAACACCCACTCGAAAAGGGTAAATCTGAACAAAACCTGAAACAGATTCACCCCGAAACTCAGCACAGCCATGGCGGTGGTCTCGTGTTGGAAGACCACAGACTAGACACTGAACATTTTGCTGCCAGCCATGGTCACGGAGATTTTGAACATGGAGGTCTCGAGCACGGATCTTTAGAGCAAGGAAGCCTAGAACATGCCGGTCTTCAACACGGTGGCTTTGAACAGCAGGGCGGTTTTGAACATTACGCTGGCAGTTACGAAGGCGGTGAAGGCTTAAAGGCATACGCTGAGTCCCAGCCTGAAATCCAGGGACATTTCTATCCTGAATCTCATGGTCTTTCAGGTGGCAGCGAAGAAGGCTACAAATTTGAGCACTATTAATCGCATTTAACTTAATTCCTTACGGGCTTAGTGTGGGTAATAATCCACCGTCTCAAATTACTTTAAGATGTTCTTCTTGcctgttaaatattattagcaTAATAAACAACACATATGATAATTATGCTGATCAGAGGCTTTGTGATTAATAATGcttcaaaagttaataaaaacgtACCTGACATACataggttaaaaataaaattatggtaACCCGTGAATTCTTTTAGTGGTGTAAATGTTGAGGCAAATGTGTGTCGGCACTTGTATTATGTATGATATGTATAATGTATCCCTTTTATAGTGTGTCGTCCTTGCTTGtttctgtatattattttaattactatatttaagGACGTATGATGAGTCCCAGTGAAAttgtgatattaataaaatgttgaatttttaatatacgaAACTTTTTTACTAAACCCCTTAATTACGAAAACTTTAacattattagttttaataacatTGGCTGTCATCCCACTTTTTTATTAGTAGTCAAACTTTATTACAACAACTTTGCTGCTAAATCTTCAAGAATGAGCACACATTTGCATAACAATGTTGTGTTAATAACTATTAAGTAGGTGTCCAGTTAAATAACATGCGGTGATTCAAGCATCGCTGTTACGTTCGTGGCTTGTCGAGCTTAACAATATGAATCTTGTTACATAATGTTGGATTTGGACCACTATTTCAATATAACACTTTGAGATCGTATCTTAATTTGAAtcgaatgtaaaaaaatattctatcctaagatataaacaaatcaaattttattacaatttgagTAATCGGGGATGATCTAGTTTTAATTTCCTTGAACATAACTGATTTTGAAATGCATAAACTGAGTCAGTGTGCAGCGAAAGGGGGGATTGCGAAAGTCGGTAGTCACAATAATTTCACCGATACTCAATAGATTGTCTCTAATTGATATTCTGTTAGATAAAGTCACGATGCGTAGTTTGTGAACCAATACATTACGTAAAGTCGTTGTAAGTTTACttgactttaaaataattatgtccaCAGCTCTGTTATAAGTACCTAATGTACAGTCTACTTTGATAAGTTTAAGTTAGCTCATATAAATTACAAGGTAGCCGAGATAGATAGTATATAAAAGGTAAAAGATAAGCCAATTTTGGGATAGGTTTTGTaagtgatattattttttctttttttttttcaaattaacgaaAATTAAGGGATAAgcttaaaatagaaatatgaaTTAAACATTTAACGTACTAgtgaataaatatgtacatattaaaattgtacaacAAATAAACTAATAGGGCATATTATGTCTATCTCAGTTTCTTTGAAACCGAAAAAAATATGGAGCATATTGTTTAATGTGGGAATTAAATGTGAAAATACTTGTGTTATACAGACGAATGATTAACCTACATTTGTAtttcgataaacatatatataaatacttcatacatatacattttacacCCAGAGTCATAATAGGAATCGAATAGACAATCCCCGTTGCAGAAAGCAGGGCACCACAAACTGTACCACCAGGGTagccaataaaaataaaattaatattttctgaaataatTGAGACAAAAcacctaaaatatatatttttttacataaacaatttataatttatttatttattcatttttttttgtagtctgCTAATTTTCGCGGTCGAATCAGTTacgacaaataaattttattccgCTCCATAAGTagtaacataacatttttaagCCGAAACTATTATTCAatgcacatatacatacaaatacggttttttGTAAACATATAAGTGCCCGATTGAATGCTTACTAATTTTAAGATGTTTGCGCAATCTCCGCGATTACGAATAAATATCCATTTACAAATTTAGTTTCTCTTTCCTATCGTTTTTGATTTCGTATTCAAAACAGTGGGCGTATGCTGTCTAAACgaagattaataatattttatcaacaaaaaGCAACttcaaagtatttattaagaaacaaaaatttaaacatatcaGATCATATTTTTGAcgctttggcgcaacggtcacagcact
Protein-coding sequences here:
- the LOC123661087 gene encoding cation channel sperm-associated protein 1, translated to MKYTIFLGLFAVAAAFPGIIHQEASQSAEGFDHQGAIGESGHHHQVQHEHAKSHQSIKFEHFHPVPVYVKKEHSHLLKHPLEKGKSEQNLKQIHPETQHSHGGGLVLEDHRLDTEHFAASHGHGDFEHGGLEHGSLEQGSLEHAGLQHGGFEQQGGFEHYAGSYEGGEGLKAYAESQPEIQGHFYPESHGLSGGSEEGYKFEHY